In the genome of Penaeus vannamei isolate JL-2024 chromosome 26, ASM4276789v1, whole genome shotgun sequence, one region contains:
- the LOC138866517 gene encoding RNA-binding protein 25-like has translation MSNIKQKKKKKKKKKKKKKKKKKKKKKKRERERERERDRERERERERERERERERERERERERERERERERERERERERERERERERERERERERERRTQVTSVKTTSLEEARQ, from the exons ATGTCGAATATCAAGCAG aagaagaagaagaagaagaagaagaagaagaagaagaaaaagaagaagaagaagaagaagaagaag agagagagagagagagagagagagagagacagagagagagagagagagagagagagagagagagagagagagagagagagagagagagagagagagagagagagagagagagagagagagagagagagagagagagagagagagagagagagagagagagagagagagagagagagagagagagagagagagagagagagagagaggag gacacaggtgacgtccgtgaaGACAACGTCCTTAGAGGAAGCAAGGCAGTAG